One region of Streptomyces capillispiralis genomic DNA includes:
- a CDS encoding PE-PGRS family protein, producing the protein MSFRGANPEDLEQLAKLLDGRGGVEDRLDEAFTRAARLGVSGQLATLKPMRSWAGGEARDLRKRAVVLRLENGDPTAGLLWAGFTPKDLETYRGEGISPETLLLANSVAASGDPNAEDLARQPGEKLGDWVARLEAHAISKIPGLEPHEETLTEMIKFGADAFNVAAATQVVAATGFSGTKVLLGNAVKTGKLGPMKDALAARWTAAGSNPILNRPGRWLRSYDPPIRSLSAPGSWFPGQLGNMASRSRTYQRVANVPFSTGWLDDRWGKGWDALRQRGFMNSKLLGFTPNQAINFFAGSDDMARLYGGATHSGQTVTRAGQASLVQVGKAGGFKAAVKTAGLWRGAGIVGSAGATAFSVANIATMDHAKEWEKSKAGYLANYAEVGFNASLTAAMVAPNPVTIGLAVGTGIVYGGLKVVEHWDDITEGADKAAEWVGDKASDIGNDIADGAKKLGSALNPFD; encoded by the coding sequence ATGTCGTTTCGGGGAGCGAATCCCGAGGACCTGGAGCAGCTGGCGAAGCTCCTGGACGGGCGCGGCGGGGTGGAGGACCGCCTCGACGAGGCGTTCACCCGCGCCGCCCGGCTGGGTGTGAGCGGGCAGCTGGCGACGCTGAAGCCGATGCGGTCCTGGGCCGGCGGTGAGGCGCGGGACCTCCGCAAACGCGCCGTCGTCCTGCGCCTGGAGAACGGCGATCCGACGGCCGGCCTGCTGTGGGCGGGGTTCACACCGAAGGACCTGGAGACCTACCGGGGCGAGGGGATCAGCCCGGAGACGCTGCTGCTGGCCAACTCGGTGGCGGCGAGCGGCGATCCGAACGCCGAGGACCTGGCGCGGCAGCCGGGCGAGAAGCTCGGCGACTGGGTCGCACGCCTGGAGGCGCACGCGATCTCGAAGATCCCCGGTCTGGAGCCGCACGAAGAGACGCTCACCGAGATGATCAAGTTCGGTGCCGACGCGTTCAACGTCGCGGCCGCGACCCAGGTGGTGGCGGCGACCGGCTTCTCGGGCACCAAGGTGCTGCTGGGCAACGCGGTGAAGACCGGCAAGCTCGGGCCGATGAAGGACGCCCTCGCGGCACGCTGGACGGCGGCCGGCAGCAACCCCATACTGAACCGGCCAGGCAGATGGCTCCGAAGTTACGATCCGCCGATTCGCTCCTTGTCCGCCCCAGGAAGCTGGTTTCCCGGACAGCTGGGCAACATGGCGTCCCGAAGCCGGACCTACCAGAGAGTTGCCAACGTGCCCTTCAGCACGGGCTGGTTGGATGACCGTTGGGGCAAGGGATGGGACGCACTGCGCCAACGCGGCTTCATGAACTCCAAGCTGCTCGGCTTCACTCCCAACCAGGCCATCAACTTCTTCGCCGGGTCGGACGACATGGCCCGCTTGTACGGTGGAGCGACCCACTCCGGTCAGACCGTCACACGCGCGGGGCAAGCCAGTCTCGTGCAGGTGGGGAAGGCCGGTGGGTTCAAAGCAGCGGTGAAGACCGCAGGTCTGTGGCGCGGAGCCGGCATCGTCGGGTCGGCGGGGGCGACGGCCTTCTCCGTGGCCAACATCGCCACCATGGACCACGCGAAGGAGTGGGAGAAGAGCAAGGCCGGCTATCTCGCCAACTACGCGGAGGTCGGGTTCAACGCCTCTCTGACCGCGGCGATGGTCGCCCCCAACCCGGTCACGATCGGTCTCGCCGTGGGAACCGGCATCGTCTACGGGGGCCTGAAGGTCGTTGAGCACTGGGACGACATCACCGAGGGCGCCGACAAGGCGGCCGAGTGGGTGGGGGACAAGGCGAGCGACATCGGGAACGACATCGCCGACGGTGCCAAGAAGCTGGGCAGCGCGCTCAACCCCTTCGATTAG
- a CDS encoding lasso RiPP family leader peptide-containing protein has translation MSDVSVYEPPALVEIGEFSDLTLDNGTWGWDEYDQCWWLGC, from the coding sequence ATGAGCGATGTCTCGGTGTACGAACCGCCCGCCCTGGTGGAGATCGGGGAGTTCTCGGACCTCACGCTGGACAACGGCACCTGGGGCTGGGACGAGTACGACCAGTGCTGGTGGCTGGGCTGCTGA
- a CDS encoding LLM class flavin-dependent oxidoreductase: MTTHDDIRFGVLLSTDRYADESDGDVLARTVEVARFAEELGLDDLWLTEHHFLGASVNPSALGLAAYLLGKTHTVHVGTAVTVLPLHSPVHVAEQTALLDQLSGGRFVLGVGRGFPGVEYDVIGPGLASWRAGLAEPLDLTLATLNGEVTTGIAHGLPAPLRPSPAVRSLPRPPVYVAAGSPATTELAADRGLPLLLFYDKGPEAKAQMVAHYDARARAGGRPAPPWGHAFAVFTQVTESAERARRLMGNRARFILSLNNDPSRLAARPESVPPPVSPESVGTLTDRLLGTQPVGSVETCVERLVRHVSVSGCRRVMCQVEAAEKTGDVLRNLERLATEVFPAVRRAVGAVPGRGAV; the protein is encoded by the coding sequence GTGACCACGCATGACGACATCCGGTTCGGTGTGCTGCTGTCCACCGACCGGTACGCGGACGAGTCCGACGGCGACGTCCTCGCCCGTACGGTCGAGGTGGCGCGGTTCGCCGAGGAGCTGGGCCTGGACGACCTGTGGCTGACCGAACACCACTTCCTCGGCGCCTCCGTGAACCCCTCGGCGCTCGGGCTCGCGGCCTATCTGCTGGGCAAGACGCACACCGTGCACGTGGGCACCGCGGTGACGGTGCTGCCGTTGCACTCACCCGTCCACGTGGCGGAGCAGACCGCCCTGCTGGACCAGTTGTCGGGCGGCCGGTTCGTCCTGGGCGTCGGCCGTGGGTTCCCCGGCGTCGAGTACGACGTGATCGGCCCCGGGCTCGCGTCCTGGCGGGCCGGTCTGGCCGAGCCCCTGGACCTCACCCTCGCCACGCTGAACGGTGAGGTGACCACGGGCATCGCGCACGGCCTCCCCGCGCCCCTGCGGCCGTCACCGGCCGTACGGTCCCTCCCGCGCCCACCGGTCTACGTCGCCGCCGGTTCGCCCGCGACGACGGAGCTCGCGGCCGACCGGGGCCTGCCCCTGCTGCTGTTCTACGACAAGGGCCCCGAGGCCAAGGCGCAGATGGTGGCCCACTACGACGCCAGGGCCCGCGCCGGCGGCCGCCCGGCACCCCCCTGGGGCCACGCGTTCGCCGTCTTCACACAGGTGACCGAGTCGGCTGAGCGCGCACGGCGGCTGATGGGGAACCGGGCGCGGTTCATCCTCTCCCTCAACAACGACCCGAGCCGGCTGGCCGCCCGGCCGGAGTCCGTCCCGCCCCCGGTGTCCCCCGAGAGCGTCGGGACACTCACGGACCGGCTCCTCGGCACCCAGCCCGTCGGTTCCGTGGAGACCTGCGTGGAACGGCTGGTGCGCCATGTCTCCGTCTCCGGCTGCCGGCGCGTGATGTGCCAGGTCGAAGCCGCCGAGAAGACCGGCGACGTGCTCCGCAACCTGGAGCGGCTCGCCACGGAGGTCTTCCCCGCCGTCCGGCGGGCCGTCGGCGCGGTTCCCGGCCGTGGCGCCGTCTGA
- a CDS encoding asparagine synthase-related protein — MEFLAVTDNRAGAAVVEDVLRDGKRDRTLSHASGRPWLVGTWDDGDVLTVTRGNRSLALLGCFRAVPADLGGLLERATGADELHEALRRIPGSYHAVASLQGQLTVQGSLSGVREVFYATVNGATLAADRPDTLAELAGGGIDERALLGHLMAQPPPPLSERTAWRGVECLKPGHRLRVHPDGSHRTVAWWVPPAPGLPLAEAAVRVRDALTDAVAARTRSGTGLACDLSGGMDSSSLAFLTGRREPGRRWVTVRHEATDPGNDDARWGARAAALLPDAEHLVFDATDLPPSFAGQLDHDDVLEAPYAWNRKRAETLYVTERLATQGVSVRLTGHGGDELFNAPPSLYHALARDRPLRSVSALRAARSMYRWPLGAMLRNLLRNPSYSQWLATASASLSRPIHGPREPVTGWGYFPRLPHWATGDAVDACRAAFDEAAGAGTAPFSASPAQHVLIQAVRQCGGKVRLTDRLTSPLGVAYHAPYLDDRVVEAALSARIADRYDTGQAKPVLATAMRGVVPAPVLSRSTKGEFSAEVYAGVRRYRRDLLALGEDMRLARLGLVDEEAVRTVLLSPHPTSRTFIPMVATLACESWLRSVEAARTRARGREGTR; from the coding sequence GTGGAGTTCCTCGCTGTCACCGACAACCGGGCCGGCGCGGCCGTCGTGGAGGACGTCCTCCGCGACGGGAAACGGGACAGGACGCTGTCGCACGCGTCCGGACGGCCGTGGCTGGTGGGCACGTGGGACGACGGGGACGTCCTGACGGTCACGCGCGGAAACCGGAGCCTGGCGCTTCTCGGCTGCTTCCGGGCCGTCCCCGCGGACCTCGGCGGACTACTGGAACGCGCCACCGGCGCCGACGAACTCCACGAGGCGCTGCGCAGGATCCCGGGCAGCTACCACGCCGTCGCGTCCTTGCAGGGCCAGTTGACCGTGCAGGGGTCGCTCTCGGGCGTCCGCGAGGTCTTCTACGCGACCGTCAACGGAGCGACCCTGGCGGCCGACCGGCCGGACACCCTGGCGGAGCTGGCCGGCGGCGGCATCGACGAACGGGCCCTGCTCGGCCACCTCATGGCCCAGCCGCCCCCGCCGTTGAGCGAACGCACGGCATGGCGCGGAGTCGAGTGCCTGAAGCCGGGACACCGTCTGCGCGTCCACCCCGACGGCAGCCACCGGACCGTCGCCTGGTGGGTCCCACCGGCCCCCGGCCTGCCGCTCGCCGAGGCCGCCGTACGGGTCCGTGACGCGCTGACGGACGCCGTCGCCGCGCGGACGCGCTCCGGGACGGGCCTCGCCTGCGACCTGTCCGGCGGCATGGACTCCTCGTCCCTCGCCTTCCTCACCGGCCGCCGGGAGCCCGGCCGGAGATGGGTGACCGTACGGCACGAGGCCACGGACCCCGGCAACGACGACGCACGATGGGGAGCCCGGGCGGCCGCCCTGCTGCCCGACGCCGAACACCTGGTGTTCGACGCGACGGACCTGCCGCCCTCGTTCGCCGGGCAGCTCGACCACGACGACGTCCTCGAAGCCCCGTACGCCTGGAACCGCAAGAGGGCGGAGACCCTGTACGTCACCGAACGCCTCGCCACCCAGGGCGTGTCGGTCCGGCTCACCGGCCACGGCGGCGACGAACTCTTCAACGCCCCGCCCTCCCTCTACCACGCCCTCGCCCGCGACCGGCCGCTGCGCTCGGTCAGCGCACTGCGGGCCGCCCGCAGCATGTACCGCTGGCCGCTCGGGGCGATGCTGCGCAACCTCCTGCGCAACCCCTCCTACAGCCAGTGGCTCGCCACCGCCTCCGCGTCGCTGTCCCGGCCGATCCACGGACCCCGGGAGCCGGTCACCGGCTGGGGCTACTTCCCGAGGCTGCCCCACTGGGCGACCGGCGACGCCGTGGACGCGTGCCGGGCAGCGTTCGACGAGGCGGCCGGGGCGGGAACCGCACCCTTCTCCGCCTCGCCCGCCCAGCACGTGCTCATCCAGGCCGTGCGCCAGTGCGGAGGCAAGGTCCGTCTGACCGACCGCCTCACCTCCCCCCTCGGGGTGGCCTACCACGCCCCGTACCTCGACGACCGGGTGGTGGAGGCGGCGCTCTCGGCGCGCATCGCGGACCGCTACGACACGGGGCAGGCCAAACCGGTGCTGGCCACCGCCATGCGGGGCGTCGTCCCCGCCCCCGTCCTGAGCCGCTCCACCAAGGGCGAGTTCAGCGCCGAGGTGTACGCGGGGGTGCGCCGGTACCGGCGGGACCTGCTCGCACTCGGCGAGGACATGCGCCTGGCGCGCCTGGGACTCGTGGACGAGGAGGCGGTCCGCACCGTACTGCTCAGCCCGCACCCCACCTCCCGGACGTTCATCCCCATGGTCGCCACACTGGCCTGCGAGTCGTGGCTGCGCTCGGTCGAGGCGGCGCGCACACGGGCGCGGGGCAGGGAAGGAACCCGATGA
- a CDS encoding DUF1326 domain-containing protein — translation MAADQVTTGTRWHLAGDWFDVCKCAIPCPCTFAQPPTYGDCQGVMVWHIREGSFGDVRLDGLNVLMLGSFTGNPWAGTHTDPYAAIFFDERANERQRGALGAIFGGEAGGWPAEFGEMFHPEMRGMEFAPVHVEIDDDLATWRAEVPGRVTATAEALTGPTTPDGARVQVLNAPGAEVGPGQVATWGRATADRADAYGFSWEHSGKSSKHFPFDWSGPD, via the coding sequence ATGGCAGCAGATCAAGTCACCACCGGTACACGCTGGCACCTGGCCGGTGACTGGTTCGACGTGTGCAAGTGCGCCATACCCTGCCCCTGTACGTTCGCCCAGCCCCCGACCTACGGCGACTGCCAGGGCGTGATGGTCTGGCACATCCGGGAGGGCAGTTTCGGCGACGTGCGGCTCGACGGGCTCAACGTCCTGATGCTCGGCTCCTTCACCGGCAACCCCTGGGCGGGCACCCACACCGACCCCTACGCCGCGATCTTCTTCGACGAACGGGCCAACGAGCGGCAGCGCGGCGCACTCGGGGCGATCTTCGGCGGTGAGGCGGGCGGATGGCCCGCGGAGTTCGGGGAGATGTTCCACCCGGAGATGCGCGGCATGGAGTTCGCTCCCGTGCACGTCGAGATCGACGACGACCTCGCCACCTGGCGGGCCGAGGTACCCGGCCGGGTGACCGCCACCGCCGAGGCGCTCACCGGCCCGACGACGCCGGACGGCGCACGCGTGCAGGTCCTCAACGCCCCGGGCGCCGAGGTCGGGCCGGGCCAGGTCGCCACCTGGGGGCGGGCCACCGCCGACCGGGCCGACGCGTACGGCTTCTCCTGGGAGCACTCGGGCAAGTCGAGCAAGCACTTCCCGTTCGACTGGAGCGGCCCCGACTGA
- a CDS encoding phosphatase PAP2 family protein, with protein sequence MAGAVALGFMIALEVAARRHGLPGPITNQAREVVFAPKSGGLLYASMALMMVVLTWRQRLVALGAAIGVDLVFLVVRWAFDIGTNGGHPFGNGALWVTLGCAVVAVTRRTGRERVLLLKGVGLALLLMAGRKTGDTWLFITSQTRPQVLDPYVAIADQALGNPSWVVGRIVTASGPLGFNLLDFVYGQLAVAAVVVALYQLRGVATEGRFPAHHLVRTFLVIGLLGPAFYMIYPVVGPLFAYGTGTEHWAAVSLWAEDMPPSVQWAVADLWPHTPPPITAPHSIPFDGITPRNCMPSLHTAWATAIFIHSRKGPRVLRYAGTFWLIATLAATLGFGYHYGADLLAGVVFTLTIEAALRAYDRGWDRSGVRLTAYGTTVFVALLLSYRFLPVELARHAWISGPLLLLVTASVVYGYVRTTALWEPRLTPARTPEPQPEPI encoded by the coding sequence CTGGCGGGTGCCGTGGCCCTCGGATTCATGATCGCGCTGGAGGTCGCCGCGCGCCGCCACGGCCTTCCCGGGCCGATCACCAACCAGGCCCGCGAGGTGGTGTTCGCCCCCAAGTCGGGCGGTCTGCTGTACGCCTCCATGGCGTTGATGATGGTGGTCCTCACCTGGCGGCAACGGCTCGTCGCGCTGGGGGCGGCGATCGGTGTCGACCTCGTCTTCCTGGTGGTCCGGTGGGCGTTCGACATCGGCACGAACGGCGGCCACCCCTTCGGCAACGGCGCCCTGTGGGTGACCCTGGGCTGTGCGGTCGTCGCCGTCACGCGCCGCACCGGCCGGGAACGTGTCCTGCTGCTGAAGGGAGTCGGGCTCGCCCTGCTGCTGATGGCCGGCCGCAAGACCGGTGACACCTGGCTGTTCATCACCTCCCAGACCCGCCCACAGGTGCTCGACCCGTACGTGGCCATCGCCGACCAGGCGCTGGGCAACCCCTCGTGGGTGGTGGGCCGGATCGTCACGGCCAGTGGCCCCCTCGGCTTCAACCTCCTCGACTTCGTCTACGGCCAGCTCGCGGTCGCCGCGGTCGTCGTCGCGCTCTACCAGCTGCGCGGTGTGGCCACCGAGGGCCGCTTCCCGGCCCATCACCTGGTGCGCACCTTCCTGGTGATCGGCCTCCTCGGCCCGGCCTTCTACATGATCTACCCCGTGGTCGGCCCGCTCTTCGCCTACGGCACCGGCACCGAGCACTGGGCGGCGGTCAGCCTGTGGGCGGAGGACATGCCGCCCAGCGTCCAGTGGGCGGTGGCCGACCTGTGGCCGCACACCCCTCCGCCGATCACGGCCCCGCACTCCATACCGTTCGACGGGATCACCCCACGGAACTGCATGCCCAGCCTGCACACGGCGTGGGCCACCGCGATCTTCATCCATTCCCGGAAGGGCCCGCGCGTCCTGCGCTACGCGGGAACGTTCTGGCTGATCGCCACGCTCGCCGCGACGCTCGGCTTCGGCTACCACTACGGCGCGGATCTCCTGGCCGGCGTGGTGTTCACGCTCACCATCGAGGCGGCCCTGCGCGCGTACGACCGCGGCTGGGACCGGTCGGGGGTGCGGCTGACCGCGTACGGCACGACGGTCTTCGTCGCCCTCCTGCTGTCGTACCGCTTCCTTCCGGTGGAGCTGGCCCGGCACGCGTGGATCTCCGGTCCGCTGCTCCTGCTGGTGACGGCCTCGGTGGTCTACGGCTACGTCCGGACCACCGCCCTGTGGGAACCGAGGCTCACACCGGCGCGCACCCCGGAACCACAGCCCGAGCCGATCTGA
- a CDS encoding ABC transporter ATP-binding protein, with amino-acid sequence MRDTDRLDTGPGTGSRPRPPLSPRATFGVLLVHVRRHRGRIAAGWLLGLAGAAAVLVQPLAAKELIDDLGQGELFTGTLIMLSGLVLLGAVLKALSQYVLAHTAESIVRNSRHQLVARLLRLKVGELERTEPGDLLARVTSDTTLLRQVTTQSTVSAVNGVLTLAGVMVMMGRLDPLLLGVTVGVITLVGGVITTTMPRISRATLRAQASVGAMGAVLERALGAFRTVKASGAEDRETAVVRESVDEAWRNGVQAAKWQSVMGTSAGLSVQMSFLAVLGVGGARVASGTIGVSTLVAFLLFLFYLMEPISQLIQATTQFHVGAAAVARLREIDLLETDDVGGADRPARATALPDAPVTITFENVVFRYRPELPDVHRGVDFTAPSGHMTAVVGPSGAGKSTVFALIERFYEPTGGRVLVDGHDVLGIPLPRLRAAIGYIEQDAPVLSGTLRENLVFAAPDAGDDRIHEALARTRLDEFVRSLPQGLDTHVGHRGTKLSGGERQRLAVARALLRRPRLLLLDEATSQLDATNEQALRDVVADLVRETTVIVIAHRLSTVTMADRIVVMDRGRVRAVGRHEELIAQDVLYRQLAATQLLLPPPGEHLPVT; translated from the coding sequence ATGCGTGACACCGACCGCCTCGACACGGGGCCGGGGACCGGCTCCCGGCCCCGCCCCCCGCTCTCCCCGCGCGCCACGTTCGGCGTGCTGCTGGTCCACGTCCGCCGGCACCGGGGGCGGATCGCCGCCGGCTGGCTGCTCGGTCTCGCCGGGGCGGCGGCCGTCCTGGTCCAGCCGCTGGCGGCGAAGGAGCTCATAGACGACCTCGGCCAGGGGGAGCTGTTCACGGGCACCCTGATCATGCTGTCGGGCCTCGTCCTGCTCGGTGCGGTCCTCAAGGCCCTGAGCCAGTACGTCCTGGCCCACACCGCCGAGTCGATCGTACGGAACTCCCGCCACCAGCTTGTCGCACGGCTCCTCCGCCTCAAGGTGGGAGAGCTCGAACGCACCGAGCCCGGCGACCTGCTGGCCCGCGTCACCTCGGACACCACCCTGCTGCGGCAGGTCACCACCCAGTCCACCGTCTCGGCCGTGAACGGTGTCCTCACCCTCGCGGGGGTGATGGTGATGATGGGCAGGCTCGACCCCCTGCTCCTCGGGGTCACCGTCGGCGTCATCACCCTCGTCGGCGGGGTGATCACCACGACGATGCCGCGCATCTCCCGCGCGACGCTGCGGGCCCAGGCGTCGGTGGGCGCGATGGGGGCCGTACTCGAACGCGCGCTGGGCGCCTTCCGCACCGTGAAGGCCTCCGGAGCCGAGGACCGGGAGACCGCCGTGGTGCGGGAGTCCGTCGACGAGGCGTGGCGCAACGGCGTGCAGGCCGCCAAGTGGCAGTCGGTGATGGGCACTTCCGCGGGACTCTCCGTCCAGATGTCCTTCCTCGCCGTCCTGGGCGTCGGTGGCGCCCGCGTGGCCTCGGGAACCATCGGCGTGTCCACCCTGGTCGCCTTCCTCCTCTTCCTCTTCTACCTGATGGAGCCCATCTCCCAGCTGATCCAGGCGACCACGCAGTTCCACGTCGGCGCGGCCGCCGTCGCACGGCTGCGGGAGATCGACCTGCTGGAGACCGACGACGTCGGCGGAGCGGACCGGCCGGCACGCGCGACGGCCCTCCCCGACGCCCCCGTCACCATCACGTTCGAGAACGTCGTCTTCCGCTATCGCCCCGAACTGCCCGACGTTCACCGGGGCGTGGACTTCACGGCGCCGAGCGGCCACATGACGGCCGTGGTCGGCCCCTCCGGTGCGGGCAAGTCGACCGTCTTCGCGCTCATCGAGCGGTTCTACGAACCCACCGGTGGCAGGGTGCTCGTCGACGGCCACGATGTGCTCGGCATCCCCCTGCCCCGGCTCCGGGCCGCCATCGGTTACATCGAGCAGGACGCACCCGTGCTCTCCGGGACCCTGCGGGAGAACCTCGTCTTCGCGGCTCCCGACGCCGGTGACGACCGGATCCACGAGGCGCTCGCGCGCACCCGCCTCGACGAGTTCGTCCGCTCGCTGCCGCAGGGCCTCGACACCCACGTCGGCCACCGGGGGACGAAGCTCTCCGGCGGCGAACGCCAGCGCCTGGCCGTCGCCCGCGCCCTGCTGCGCAGGCCCCGGCTGCTCCTCCTGGACGAGGCCACGTCCCAGCTCGACGCCACCAACGAGCAGGCGCTGCGGGACGTCGTCGCGGACCTGGTCCGTGAGACGACGGTGATCGTCATCGCCCACCGCCTCTCCACCGTGACCATGGCCGACCGCATCGTCGTCATGGACCGCGGCCGGGTGCGGGCGGTCGGACGCCACGAGGAGCTGATTGCCCAGGACGTCCTGTACCGGCAACTGGCGGCCACGCAACTGCTGTTGCCCCCGCCGGGCGAGCACCTGCCGGTGACCTGA
- a CDS encoding LuxR C-terminal-related transcriptional regulator has translation MRVFLVDEHPMFRAGVRLELERTHDLELAGEAATEEEAVRELHGGSRPVPDVIVADFPLSRIREGDFVRTVGRLSEANAARLLVVSITESDEAVIAAMSAGARGFLGKTVPREHFLLAIRLVAAGGAVFGPAIAQRMQSYFSAFGDLPEQSGFSQLTLREREVLDLLARGCGNREIARRLFLAEKTVRNHVSHIFAKLNVSDRSMAVVLARNAGIGA, from the coding sequence GTGCGCGTGTTCCTGGTCGATGAGCACCCCATGTTCCGGGCCGGTGTCCGCCTGGAACTGGAGCGGACGCACGATCTGGAACTGGCTGGAGAGGCCGCGACGGAAGAGGAGGCGGTCCGCGAACTCCATGGCGGTTCCCGCCCGGTCCCTGACGTGATCGTGGCCGATTTCCCGCTTTCCCGGATCCGGGAGGGCGACTTCGTGCGGACCGTGGGCCGATTGTCCGAGGCGAATGCGGCGCGCTTACTGGTCGTTTCCATCACGGAGAGCGACGAGGCCGTGATCGCCGCGATGAGCGCGGGTGCCCGGGGGTTCCTCGGCAAGACCGTCCCGCGCGAGCACTTCCTCCTCGCCATCCGTCTCGTCGCGGCGGGCGGTGCCGTCTTCGGCCCGGCCATCGCCCAGCGCATGCAGTCCTATTTCTCCGCGTTCGGTGACCTGCCGGAGCAGTCGGGGTTCTCCCAGCTGACGCTGCGGGAGCGGGAGGTGCTCGATCTCCTCGCGCGGGGCTGCGGAAACCGGGAGATCGCCCGACGTCTTTTCCTGGCCGAGAAGACCGTGCGCAATCATGTGTCCCACATATTCGCGAAGCTGAATGTGAGCGACAGGTCCATGGCGGTCGTTCTCGCCAGGAACGCGGGGATAGGTGCGTGA
- a CDS encoding lasso peptide biosynthesis PqqD family chaperone — MSFALGPEVSTTETDDGMVLLHEGTGRYWMLNPTGAAVVRLLQEGRRIPDVVDELSTRFAQDPARVTADVEKLLAGLTRAGLVTS; from the coding sequence ATGAGCTTCGCACTCGGCCCCGAGGTCTCCACGACCGAGACCGACGACGGCATGGTCCTGCTCCACGAGGGCACGGGCCGCTACTGGATGCTCAACCCCACCGGAGCGGCGGTCGTACGGCTGCTCCAGGAAGGCAGGCGCATTCCGGACGTCGTCGACGAACTCAGCACACGCTTCGCACAGGACCCCGCGCGCGTGACGGCGGACGTCGAGAAGCTGCTGGCGGGTCTGACCAGGGCCGGACTGGTGACCTCATGA
- a CDS encoding lasso peptide biosynthesis B2 protein has protein sequence MSFPLLPEQRTRTPWPLALLARIAVTAAWFLIKLPPARLRRVLGAAARGARPATEAEALTSRRAVVSVSRRCAGQGCLQRAVATVLLCRVKGNWPDWCTGVRTQPFRAHAWVEVNRHPVGEDENVRLFHTLIRVPAPTDRRRARDHA, from the coding sequence ATGAGTTTCCCGCTCCTGCCCGAGCAGCGCACCCGGACCCCCTGGCCCCTGGCGCTCCTCGCCCGGATCGCCGTGACGGCCGCCTGGTTCCTCATCAAGCTGCCCCCCGCGAGGCTGCGCCGTGTCCTGGGCGCCGCCGCCCGGGGCGCCCGTCCCGCCACCGAGGCCGAGGCCCTGACGAGCCGCCGGGCCGTGGTGTCCGTCAGCCGCAGGTGCGCCGGCCAGGGCTGCCTGCAGCGTGCCGTGGCCACGGTGCTGCTCTGCCGGGTGAAGGGCAACTGGCCGGACTGGTGCACCGGCGTGCGCACCCAGCCCTTCCGGGCCCACGCCTGGGTCGAGGTGAACCGCCACCCGGTGGGCGAGGACGAGAACGTCCGGCTCTTCCACACACTCATCCGCGTACCCGCCCCGACCGACCGACGGAGGGCCCGTGACCACGCATGA
- a CDS encoding DUF2182 domain-containing protein gives MRRSRTPTLVSARTPAPTGARGGLLSARDLAASWLLLALIALIAVPAWVLTVGQARDMGVEPGTMGLALPLFLLLWVTMMAAMMLPSMAPVAVTWVRGIGRQSSGPRRAVRTVAFVCGYLLVWTAFGLLAYGALALTGGLVDGRATAGRWIGAVAFLLAGLYQLGPLKNVCLRHCRDPMSQLVRYAGFRRPARDLRVGLHHGAYCVGCCAGLMVVLIPLGVMNVAAMAGLALVVFLEKLWSRGPLLSRAVGIAFLVLAVLAPFQDWLLPGLRPSMPMMS, from the coding sequence ATGCGCCGCAGCCGGACCCCCACCCTCGTGTCCGCCCGGACTCCCGCGCCGACCGGAGCGCGCGGGGGCCTGCTGTCGGCCCGCGACCTCGCCGCCTCCTGGCTCCTCCTCGCCCTGATCGCCCTGATCGCGGTGCCCGCCTGGGTGCTGACGGTCGGCCAGGCCCGGGACATGGGCGTCGAGCCCGGCACGATGGGCCTGGCACTGCCGCTGTTCCTGCTGCTGTGGGTGACGATGATGGCGGCCATGATGCTGCCGTCCATGGCGCCGGTGGCCGTCACCTGGGTGCGCGGGATCGGCCGGCAGTCCTCCGGCCCGCGGCGGGCCGTGCGCACCGTCGCGTTCGTGTGCGGGTACCTGCTGGTGTGGACCGCCTTCGGCCTGCTCGCCTACGGTGCCCTGGCCCTCACCGGCGGCCTGGTGGACGGCCGCGCGACCGCCGGACGCTGGATCGGCGCGGTGGCCTTCCTGCTCGCGGGCCTGTACCAGCTCGGCCCCCTCAAGAACGTCTGTCTGCGGCACTGCCGCGACCCCATGAGCCAGCTGGTGCGCTACGCCGGGTTCCGGCGGCCGGCCCGCGACCTGCGGGTGGGCCTCCACCACGGCGCCTACTGCGTCGGCTGCTGCGCGGGGCTCATGGTGGTCCTGATCCCGCTCGGTGTGATGAACGTGGCGGCGATGGCCGGGCTGGCGCTGGTGGTCTTCCTGGAGAAGCTGTGGTCGCGTGGGCCGCTGCTCTCCCGGGCCGTGGGCATCGCCTTCCTCGTGCTCGCCGTGCTCGCGCCGTTCCAGGACTGGCTGCTGCCGGGACTGCGGCCGTCGATGCCGATGATGTCCTAA